From Drosophila santomea strain STO CAGO 1482 chromosome 2R, Prin_Dsan_1.1, whole genome shotgun sequence:
CAGCgatcataaataatatttacattcaTGGGCTGTGGACCTAGACGACTCTACAAACTAGAACTGCTCGACGGTGCGTGGGGCAGGTGGTGCTCCGTACTCCTCAGAGGGGGCGGATGGTGGTGGGCCGTACTGGGTGGCCGGcttgggctgctgctgcttgtaCTTGATGAAGTACACCTCCGGCTTGCTGGGCTCTGTGGGCTCTGGGGCGGGCAGGATGAcgggctgctgctcctcgggCTTCTTCACCAGAACATACACAAGAGTCTTGTGCTCATCCTGGACCGGGGGTGGGAGCACCTGGCGCACAGGGGTAGGTGGGTTGGGAGCCTTGATGAAGATGATCTTGTAGTGCTTCTTGGGAACGGCCGTCTGGATGGGCGACGAGGCCGGATAGAACTCTGGCTCCTCTGGCGGCACATGCACGTAAACGTTCTTAGTCACGAGGGCTTCCGAGGCAGCTGGTGGTCCGTAGAAGGCTGCTGGTGGTCCGTAAACGGGAAGAGGCTGTGCTTGCGGAGCCGGCGGGCCGTATTCCTTTTGGGGAGCTGCGGGTGGCGGCGGTCCATAGCGGGATCTAGGTGGTTCCGGACGCGCCACACATATGGCCAGAGTGGCGGCCAAGAGAAGGAGGATACACTGCGTCTGCATGCTGATGTCGATGGATCGGCTGCGAATGAAGCTACTGCTGCAGGTCAGTCGAGCGTTTTATATGAATCCACCTCCTCATAAATGTGTAGGTCCCCCTCCCTTGCATAATATTTCCGATGGCTTCCCAATCGCGTTACGCGGAGCTCTTCAATCCCCGCCAGCAATCCGCGATGCATACAAATTAGCTGGCGCATTGTGCCcatttcggtttcgttttcgatGCCAGTGGACATGGATTCCGTttccgattcggattcgaATCCAAAATTCGGCTGATGAaaacgaaactgaaaactgaaaccTGAAAACAGGCAAACAGATCGAAGGGAGGGGCCCGTCGTCGTCACGTTCTGTTTTTGGGTCTTCCCGGCCCCTTTTCGGCCAATATTTGCCAAAAGCACTCACCTTAATGGTCGATTGCGATGCTCACttgtaatttattatataactCGCACATTGCGTTGGTGGGCCAGGGACGGTCAGTGGGTTCCATGATCTACACTAAGGTATTTATGGGGCGCCGGCTTTTTAAGGGGTTACTAACCCGTACACAAGAAGTATCCAAATTGGAAATAATGAATACGGTAATGATTTCTGGCATTACGTGTAATCATAAGGCATTCTAGAGATATAATATATCTCCTTATTTAAGTATTGTTAGTTCCAAGTGATATCCGAGTAGTATAAGCACACAATGTCAATACTTACGCTATTTTAGCTTACTATCCCCAAAACTCGAAACGAAAGTCATAATGCACTGAAACCAAAGCGCCTGGAATCTACGCAATTCTCTATCAATATGTTATGTCTACTACCTACACTTGGTTGTGTTTGATGATACCCATCCAGTACTCTTTCAGATAAGTAGGTTCTATAATTTGGCAATCGCAATATGCAATGTATGTTCCTTTGATTTAGGTTTGTTTCTTAAGGCGGAGGTGGTTGTAAAACGTCTCTGGTTCTTTGACAATAGCTCCGCCTCTCTAATCAGTTTAAAGAGTTGTATTgacaaaaattggaaaatgctaaaaaaatGCTGTTTCTGCGTTAAATTGCGCAAAGCCTGCATCATAATAGCCATCGTGGACTTCCTCTTTAACGTAGTGGTGCTCAACTTGGCGGGTCGTAAGTTTGCGGTTGACAGATCCATTCACCCAGATTGAGTTCACCCTGGTAATGCATCCCCCCTCATTCAGATGAGTTCATCGCACACATTGAGCAGGCGGTGGCCATCTGCCATTGCATTGGCTGCACATTCCTGCTGGGCGGAGCTCTAATCGTAAGTCCAGCCACTTGGTGGCACCACCTGCAGCCGATCCCATCTCGAAACTAAACCACCATAGAGATCCACTGTTCTGCTGATGTTCTTCCTCATCACCAGCCTGACCAACTGCATGATCCTGCTCGTGTACTGCATCTACATGCTGATTAAGGAGGAGCGGTACCGGGAGATAATTGTCCCAGGATCtgcaatatatatatgtaagttGATTTTTTCTTGTCTTACTGAATATTCTAGGAACACCACTTTTAGGCTGTGGCATCTACTTCTGGATTGTCGTCTACTCGTATTATGCCGAAGTCAGAAATCCCGAAGAAGTCGTGGAAGTTTAATTACCCAcacagaaataataaaattgccTTCTGGTCCGGATTGTGTTATCCATTTTTCCAGGTGCTTCTGATTTCAAAAGTTAATTGCAATTATCCTTAATGTTTGTTTGGTAAGCTCAAATGAAATTAGAAAATCAGATTCCAAAGtatatattaaaacaaattaaagcaatcaaccatttttttttgacatGTGTGGTTCGAATATTTGGCTCTGAACTAATGAATTTAAATGGATCATTCCTAggatttttaaaataatccCTAAACAAAATTATTGGTATGTTTTATCTAAGAGGTATTGATATTACTCTTTATTGTTAATGCCAAACTACCAAGAAAATAGCACTTAATTAATATAGAATATAGGTATAGAACTTAAGTCGGCCAGAACAAacagtcaatggtgatcgGTACAAAGCAATGATTACTAACTATTTCATTTCTGAATTGAACAACCATGATATCAAAGTGTCATTAAGTGGACTGCCGTGCGCAGTgatattttgtatatgtatatatgttacCGGAAATCGAATGTCTGATAAATGGGTTAATGTTATATACCGAAACAGTGAGTAGTTTGACAAAgagtaaataataataacagaatAACAGAAAGTTGTCATATGGAATCGTATTAgtcgttttattttatactgaagaaaaagaaactaggaattattttaaagaaataggTTTATCCTTCATTAAGCGTTTTGCACATAATTTCCAAAGTAAAAGGGGGCATCAAAATTGTGCGACTCATCAGAAGGTATTTGTTTTGCtctaaaaaaaagagaaagtaATAAGTAATTTGAATACCTTAAAATAAGATATTGATTCACATTCTAATACCACAATGCTTACTGTACCAAAACTTACCCACTCTGAATTGACCTTCTCTGGACCTCAGCCTTTACATACTTAAAGATCTTCTGAAAGTCCTTTTTATGACCATATTGATCCATTACCTCGCAAAAGGTTTGTATGAAAATCGATCCCTTTGCTTCACTGCGATAGCTCACATACCCCTCGGAGGTGCTGTAACACTTAATATAGGGTTCGTTGTTCATTTTTTTCGCGTCAGCTCTGAAGTTACCCTTGCAGGCTtgaacaattaaaatttttggcTTGCCAGACAAGGTTGGATTTCTGAAGAGTGGAAAAAGGACGTCATCGTCCAAGTTGTATTTTTTGTCGTCGCACGCAAGGATTGTCTCTTTAAGGGAGCCATGGCTCAAGATACAGAGGACAAATCCAGCCTCCTGAGTGAATTGTTTTTCAGACCCTTAAAAAAATTCGTTAGTAGAAATAATACCGTTTGCTCATAGTTCTTACACTccttaagtttgtttttaacaTCCGACAACTCTGGGTTAGAAATTACTTCAACTCGACAATTCAggtttttaaatgttttgcaaAGCGCTTCGACATCTTTTGAGCTACCAATTCGGTTCCTATCAGGAGATTTACGGAACTTCTCATGATTGAGAATATACACGACTGGCGgcttaaattttttatttaaatcaaagCTTTGACCCTagggaaaattcaattaaaaactcGAACTTTTAGGGATTTGTTTTAAGTTATACATACTGATGCACTGTTACCCTCGTTGGGATCATAAAGCCTGTCAATCTGTAGTAGTGAATTTTAGATAAAGCCTTTTAGGTCTACAATCTAGTAACAATACGTACTTTTTGATGTTCTGTTCTTTTGGGAAGATACATGTTTCTGGTTCGCCGATCTAAAGTTATCTGAGCAATAGACAAAAGCTGGTATTGTACTTACAGCGTAGTCGGTCACTATCTGGTTATCTGGTCAGTTTTAAAACCAACATTCACACAACGAGCAGACAATGAAATTGTATGAGTCAACGGGTTGGCAAGATAGCCAAGAACCAGCGCGATAACGAATCGTTCATAGACAACCAATTTTGTTATAATCAAATTTTATAATGCTTACAAAAGTTTaattgtaaaaaataataattgtaaCATTTTCAAGTAAATTAAGAGCGCATCAGTGGACATGCTGACACTCGGTCACATTTTCAGTTTGTACAacttaatatttatgtgtgcAATATAACTAAGCGGGCTACATATTCAAGCCTATACTAATTCTAATTTAAAGTAACTTTTTTATCTTCAAGAGTCaaaaaaaacgtttttctAGCCGTTTACTCGCTGTTAACCAACTCGAACCATTGTCTCATGGCTTCGCTGAGCACCAGCGGCAGCTGGTTAAGGTCCCGGACTATCACATAGtagggaaatggaaaactgtCCAGGTAGGAATTAATGTTCACAGACCCATCTGCGTTCACCGCCACATGCTGTATGTCCAGAATGGAGTTCTAAAAGTAGCTAGTGATTAGTTAAactgaataaatatttttgaaaaccCATTACCTTATTGTCTGGATTGTCGATAATGATGTATACCAGGAAGATACGCTGCAGCCGCGCCAACTTAATGGCGTTCTTTACGTTTTGTGCACCCTCGCTGAATATATTACGTCCATCGCTCAGAATGAGCAAAAGGTTTTCAAACAGACCATTGTCGCCCCCCAGGCCACTCTCTTCTGCATTTGCCGTGCGTATAAAATTCAGCAGCCCGGCGATCTTCGTCTTGTCCTGGGCGAAGTTCAGAGCATTCACCAAGCGGGGACCGTCAAACTGCTCCGTGTGATTTAGTATGATCTGCGGCGCCTCTCCAAAGGATACAATGCTAAGGCGACCACTCTCTAGAAGGGTCAGCGCCTGCGAAACTAGGGAGATTGCCTCCAGAGTCAGTGTCTTGGAGTTGTTGTGGTGCATCGACTTGGAGTCATCAATGGCAATGGTGATCTTATAGTCACGCTGCGCAGGCTTTGTTCGGCGCAACCAGATCTTGTCCTTGCGGAACTGCGATGCTATGTATGGGATAATTTTCTTCATATTAATACGTCTTCCAGTGCGGTAGTCGCCCTTTAACCGCGTGCACTTGGTGGGCTCCAAGATAAGACGCAACTGTTCGCAAAGCTCTCGGGCATTCTGGGTCATTCTATGGGAGATGCCCTGCCATGTTTCGTAATCCTCGTGCTCAGGCTGCGCCTGTGagtaacaaattaattaagtaaGCACGATCAATACAGTATGAAAGGTGCAGCTTACCCCTCTGAATGTGGTCAACTGCTGTTGATACTGTTGCCTCAGCTCAATCTGTTCGGCTGAGCTCAGATCCTCCGCGTGCGAGCTCTTGTCCAGAAGGATTTCGGAACTGTTGAATCAGGAAAATAtgattaaaaaacaaattggggaaaattaaatatcaCTTACTTGCTATGCGCCGTAGTTTCCGAGCTGCGAGGAACTGTCATCGTCGGTACCACCTCCCCTTCTATCTCCATGCCCTCAGGAGTTTCCAACCGCTCCTTAGACTTATCTGTTTTAGAGGGTTTGTCGGACTTTTGCTCCGTCTTCTCGGCCCCCAGTTGTTCGAGTTGAGCATCATCCTCGGGATCAGCGGCTGGCTCTTCGGTTTCCATTAACTCGTCAACATTTTCCGCCTCAATTTCCTCCTCGTTCGATGGTTCATCCTCCTGATGCTGGATCTTCTTTGATTGTTCTTCGGTAGCATTATCCAGCGTGGTTTTGTCGCTGTTTTTCGGCTCTTTTACATGCTGGTACTCCTCAGCCTCTGCCTGGTCCATGGGTTCCTGTTTCTCCTGCTCGGCATCGTCGGACTCCTTTGGGTCCTTTAGTTGATCAATTGTCTTTAGCTGTTTTAATTTGTTCTGCTCCGCCTCTCCTGCAGATGTATATTGAGAATATTGATGAGTAGACTATGAAATTGACAATGACTACTTACCTAGGGATCGCTCTTCATTGGTTCTTCCCTGCTTGCGCTTCTCTTGCGTTTGCCTTTCGTTTTTACGATCCTCCTGTGACACAGTTTCCTGGGTTTCCGCAACGCCTTGATGGCCGCCATCGTCGGCCTGCCATATGTGgtaaattatttaagaaattactttaaaatgcaataaaaactaAATCTTACGTCGTTTTCGGCTTGGCCGACTCCATCCTTCTCTTCACCAGTCTCTTGTTCATCAAGCTTCTGGTCTTGCTTAATATCCGGGTCCTGTGGCTGCTGCACTTGGTCGGCCGAACTGCTTTGATCAGTCTCCGGCATGGACTGGACATTTTCCTCCTTGCTGGCTTTGTCTTTGGACTGTGAGTGCTCCTCCGGTTTGTCCTCGCGCTTCTGCTCTTCTTCCTTGGAATCCTCAGGAGTGTCTTCTGTCTTTGGATCATCTTCGTCCTCTAGCTCGCCGCGTTTCTGTGTTTCGGCATCATCTTTTTCATCTTCTGGAGAGGCCTCTTCGCCCTCGCCCTGATCTTCTTCAGCTGGTTTTGCTTCAGTACCCGTCTCATCCTCTTCAGAGTCGCTGCCGTCGCTTTGAGGATCCCCTTCCTCGTTTGCATCAGGACTGTCATCCTCGTCTGCTTGGGGCTCCTCAGCAGGTTGCATGTTTTCTTTCATGGCATCAATGTCAAAGGGATTTTCATCTGTGGGCTGCTCATCCTGGTCATCGTGTCCCTCGTCAACATTATTCATATCCCCCAAATCCATTTCCTCTGGCTCTGGCGGCTCCTCCAGTTCATTATGCATTGCATTTGTTTGCTCCTCATCCATTTCGGGTTCCTTCATATCGTCAATGTCCTTGGCCTGTTCCTTGCGTTTGTCCTCTCCGCTAGGTTCATTGGTGGCATCCAAACCGTCCTTTTCGTGCTCATCCTTGCCATCCTCCTTCGCTGCATCGTTCTTTGTATCCAGATCGTTGTGCGCATCCTTCTCATCTTTGCTTCCCTTGCCCTGATCCTCTTCGTTCATATCAGgttcctcttcctcctccggCTTTTCTTCCTCGTCATCGCCCCAAATTTGGTCGTCCAACTTTTCGGCACCTTCCTCCGTTTCGCCCATCTCCTTGTTTAggtcctcctcatcctcggaCTCACCGCTGTCATCCTCCTCAGGTTTCTCCACATCTTGCATCTTGGCATCAAAATCGTCGCTCATCTCAATGCCTTTCTCTTCCTTGCAGTCTGGCTCCTGTTTGTCGCCCTCGTCCTTTCGATCCTCTGGTCGCTTCGCATCGTCAAGTTGATCCTCGGATTCGATCTTGTCTGAGGCGTCGTTCTCACCGGTTCCATCCTCCAGGCCGAAGCCCTCACCGTTCTTGGATTCCTGCTTCGACTGTCCCTCCTCATCTTGCATGAGATCCGGAGGTACACAGAAGCCCTTACTGCCGATCTCCACGAAAACGGTCAGCACTATGGACAGCATCTTGGCGGAAACTTTATGGGTGGCCAGTTGTTGGAGAAGCAAATAATCAGCGAGTAATTGGTATTGCTCCAAAATAGGCAAGAGACCGATCGCTCGTCTTACGCACAGCAACTTTTCCTGGCCCTCGAAGTTGGAGTGCTTTAGTACCAGGAGTACATTGGACAGCTTGGCCAGCACACGTGGCAGGCTTAGCTGCTGCCAATCCGAGGTCAGTTCCCCAGTGAGACACTTCTTCAGATGCTGTTCCTGCAGCGCCTCCTTGGAGTCATTATCCTGTTCATTTGTCTCGCCATTTTTGTTACCGTCATCAGTTATAACGTGATGCTTATAAATCTTTTGCAGGGACATTAGCACACTGTGGGCAATGTTGGCCAACTCTGTGTCCGCATTGGCCAGATCTATGGTCTCTGAGGTGATTTCGGTGTGGTTTTTCAATCGCACGCTATCCAAAAGCTCAACAATTGGTTGCGCTAACGGCAAGTAGTCGTTATGTCCTGTCCTGATTAGTTCTAAGGTCTTCTTTAAATTCTCAAGGATTTCCGCGTAGCTCTTCTGGTAATAATCACACTTTTCGATGGATAGGTACTCCAGATTGGCGTTGTTCAGTTCGTTTAGCAATTCTTGGCTTCTGCTTAGGATCTGTATACTAAGACTCTGGAGTTCACTTTGGGCCAGGGGAATATTCCTCTCCAGTGCGCGGTTTTCCGATTTTTCATTGAATGAGCATGGAGCACAACTTAACAGCAGTTTCCACTGCTTCAGGACGTAGTGAATCTGGCGAAGATTTTGCTTTATTTCCATTGCTATATCTGCACTCTTCACGAAGTTAAGAGTCGCTGGATTTATGTCGGCCTGTGGAATTATTTCTGCTAGCTTACGCAAACTGTCCAGCGAATTCCTGAGCTCGTGAAGCTCTTTGGTGGATCCAGAAagctgctcccgctgctgTTGCACTAATAGGAACAAGTCCACAGCAAAGCCCTTGATACGTTCGATGTTGGGAGGGCCCAGTTCCGACAACGGTGTCAGCATGATGTTTTGCAGGAGCTTTAACTTGAACACACTCTTCATGTAGTACAAGTCCAGGTGCTCATCCAGCTGCTGGGCAGTGGGGTGGAGACGCGGCAACATGGATCGAATGGAATAGGGGGAAAGTTGGAAGTCCTCAAACTCGTTGCGCAAAGAAAGCTCCAAAAGACCAGTCTTATAGCTGGCGCCCAGCCGATGTAGCATCTTGAAAAGATCCGTGAGAGCCTTGCGCTTTTGCTGAAGGATCTGCTTGGCCTCCTGCTTCTGTTGAGTTCTCTCCTTCGAACGGTCAACGTTCAAGGAACGTAGATGCTCACATCGCTCCAACTGACTGGCCAGCAAGTCATCCAGCTCTGTGATCAGCTCGCCGTAGGGAACCTGTCCCAACGTTTCCTTAACGACATGACGTGCTGTTCGGAAGTGCTTGTCCAAGCGTTGGAGCAGTGTGTTATCCGACAGGAACTCTCCCTGGATGGCAAACTTCTCCAGTAACTTCTCACTGGCCACGAATTGTTGTCGCTCGGTGTGCAGatactttattttattgtaatttctCAAACCCTTACCCTTATCGGTGCCAAATGTGTAGTCCTTGGCAGTGGAATCCTTGGGTTGAAATACCTCACTGATCTTCTCCTGAAGCAAGAGTCGGTATTCCTTTAGGAACTTGTTTAGGTTGCGGTGTACACTGGCCACACTATTGCGCATGCTGAAGTAGCTCAAGTCCTTGCTATAGCTCTGTATCTTCACGAATTCTTTTAGCTTCTTTTCGATGGGCGAACGACGTAATTTCGCAGAATCCGCAATCTCGCCAGCA
This genomic window contains:
- the LOC120445330 gene encoding caspase-3, whose product is MYLPKRTEHQKIDRLYDPNEGNSASGQSFDLNKKFKPPVVYILNHEKFRKSPDRNRIGSSKDVEALCKTFKNLNCRVEVISNPELSDVKNKLKEWSEKQFTQEAGFVLCILSHGSLKETILACDDKKYNLDDDVLFPLFRNPTLSGKPKILIVQACKGNFRADAKKMNNEPYIKCYSTSEGYVSYRSEAKGSIFIQTFCEVMDQYGHKKDFQKIFKYVKAEVQRRSIQSGAKQIPSDESHNFDAPFYFGNYVQNA
- the LOC120445332 gene encoding uncharacterized protein LOC120445332 isoform X2, which codes for MLKKCCFCVKLRKACIIIAIVDFLFNVVVLNLAGHEFIAHIEQAVAICHCIGCTFLLGGALIPDQLHDPARVLHLHAD
- the LOC120445331 gene encoding leucine-rich repeat extensin-like protein 5, with the protein product MQTQCILLLLAATLAICVARPEPPRSRYGPPPPAAPQKEYGPPAPQAQPLPVYGPPAAFYGPPAASEALVTKNVYVHVPPEEPEFYPASSPIQTAVPKKHYKIIFIKAPNPPTPVRQVLPPPVQDEHKTLVYVLVKKPEEQQPVILPAPEPTEPSKPEVYFIKYKQQQPKPATQYGPPPSAPSEEYGAPPAPRTVEQF
- the LOC120445332 gene encoding uncharacterized protein LOC120445332 isoform X1; its protein translation is MLKKCCFCVKLRKACIIIAIVDFLFNVVVLNLAGHEFIAHIEQAVAICHCIGCTFLLGGALIRSTVLLMFFLITSLTNCMILLVYCIYMLIKEERYREIIVPGSAIYICCGIYFWIVVYSYYAEVRNPEEVVEV